Below is a genomic region from Medicago truncatula cultivar Jemalong A17 chromosome 3, MtrunA17r5.0-ANR, whole genome shotgun sequence.
AAATGTCCTTCATGTTCCAAAATTATCATGTAATTTAATGTCTGTCAGTACATTAATCGAAgataaaaattgtcaaattaatttttcaaatctcACTGTGTCTTTCAGGATTTGAACTCGGGGAAGATGATTGGCAGTGCTAAGAAGAGTGGAGGACTCTACTACCTTGACAGTGGATCTGCATCACAActaccttcaaaaaaaataagttcCTGCTTTGAgtctttttctgttttgaataaTAATGATGGCAACGTTATGTTATGGCATTTACGATTAGGTCATCCTAGTTTTGGTTACTTAAAACACTTGTTTCCtaagttatttaataataagaACATTTCTTCGTTTAAATGTGAAGCATGTGAATTTGCAAAACATCAGCGTTCCTGATTTCCAATATAGCCTTATAAACCATCAAAAACTTTTTCTCTTATTCATAGTGATGTTTGGGGCCCTAACTGTACAAGTACactttctctcaaaaaatggtTTATCACGTTTATAGATGACCATTCAAGAGTATGTTGGGTATACTTGTTAAAGGGGAAATCAGATGTTTGTCAGACTATTAAGAATTTTATTGCAATGGTGCAAAACcaatttcaaacaaatattCAAGTCTTTAGAAGTGATAATGGCAAAGAATATTTTAACATTATTCtggatgatttttttcttaaaaatgggATTGTACATCAAAGTTCATGTCCCAAtactcctcaacaaaatggagtcGCCGAAAGAAAAATAGACATTTATTGGAGGTAGCTAGAGCTTTACTTTTCTCAAGTAAAGTTCCAACTATTTGTGGGGTGAAACAGTTTTAACAATTGCATAGTTAATTAACAGGATGCCTTCGAAAGTTCTCAATTTTCAAACTCCAATTAATACTTTCAAAGAATGTCTTCCTAGTACGTGTTTTTCAACTGATTTGACATTAAAAATCTTTGGTTGCACAGCCTTTGTTCATGAACATAAAAATGTTGGAAAACTTGAACCACGTGCTATAAAATGTGTTTTTGTTGGATACTCCCCAACCCAGAAGGGATACAAATGCTTTGAtccaaaaaacaagaaaatgtttGTCACTATGATTTTacattctttcaaaataaaCCTTTTTTTGATGACCCTCATCTTCAAGGGGGGTATAATGGAAGACTCGTTTCAAACTGAGGacatgaatttttcaaataatttgtcTTTGCCTGTATCACAAAGTTCTAAGACTTCTACTTCTGCACCAGCAAAAAATGGCCATGATTCTATATCTGCTCCTACTCCTGCTATGAGTAAGGCACTTGGTGAATCCGAGCCTACATCTTCTCATGAGGAAAACAATGAGAATCTTGAAAACGATCATAGTGATGATCTAGTTAAAATGCCACAAAATAATGAGTCACTTGAAGATAATAGACTTGAACTAGGAAGCAGGATTTGGAAAGGGAAGGTTTTTGTGAAGAAGCACCACAAAGAAAGGGATGAGTCCACATCTCAACACTGTCATGAATCTGAACTGGGAAATAATCAACCTCCTAAGAAAAGGAAAGGTAAGTTTGTCTCTGTTTCTGAGAGTCGTATTTTGTATCCTGATATAGATGATCATGTCGCCATTAGAAAACCTGTTAGATCTTGCACTAAACACCCTATGTCAAATTTTATATcatattcaaatttttcttcATCCTTGTCTGCCTTCACCTCAAAATTGTCTAGTGTAGAAATTCCAAAAAGTGTACACGTTGCTCTAAAAATTTCAAAGTGGAGGGAAGTTGTACTTGAAGAGATGAACGCTCTTGAAAAGAACAAAACTTGGAGTGTCACAACACTACCAGATGGCAAGAAGACGGTTGGTTGCAAATAGGTGTTTACTGTGAAGTATAATTCAGATGGGTCAATTGAAAGGTACAAGGCTCGCTTGGTGGCTAAGGGCTTTACTCAAACTAATGGTATAGACTACTCAGAGACATTTGTTCCTATTGCAAAATTAAACACAGTGAGAATTCTCTTATCTCTCGCTACGAACCTGGATTGGCCTCTACATCAGTTGGATGTTAAGAATGCCTTTCTCTTTAGCAATCTAGAAGAAGAAGTGTATATGGACATTCCTCCTGGTTTTGAAAACAAATTTGGATCAAATGTAAGCAAACTAAATAAGTCTTTGTATGGATGAAAGCAGTctcctagagcttggtttgaAAAATTCACTCAGTCCATGAAGAAATAAGGGTACATTCAAGGACAGGCTGACCACACCTTGTTCACAAAGTTCTCCCACGATGGAAAATTCGATGTCCtgattgtttatgttgatgatattgtaCTTACTGGAGATGATATAGTGGAAATGGTAAGAGTAAAAGAGAAATTAGCAGTAGACTTTGAAATCAAGGACTTGGGATCCATGAGATATTTTCTTGGTATGGAGGTTGCTCAATCAAAGAAGGGTATTGTGGTTTCTCAGCAGAAATACATTCTGGACTTATTGAAAGAAACAGGAATGAGTGGATGTCGTCCAGCAGATACCCCTATGGATCCTAATGCTAAACTTTGGGGAGAAGGCAGTGTTCCTATTGATACTGGAAGATATCAGAGAttggttgggaaattgatttatttgtcGCACACCAGACCTGATAATGCCTTCTTAGTTAGTGTTGTAAGTCAGTTCATGCATTCTCCTTTCGAGGAACATCTTGAGGCAGTCTATAGGATACTGAGATATTTGAAGGAAAATCCCGGAAAAGGCTTACTTTTTAAGAAGACTAGTGAAAGAAATGTGTCTATCTTCACCGATGCTGATTGGGCAGGTTCAGTCACAGACAGAAGATCAACCTCTGGATATTGTACCTATGTTCAGGGTAATCTTGTGACATGGAGAAGCAAGAAACAAGGAGTTGTAGCAAGAAGTAGGGCAGAAGCAGAGTTTAGAGCTATGGCTCATGGTATTTTTGAAGGATTATGGATCCAGAGATTCCTAGAAGAACTTAAGATTAAAATTGAGCTTCCATTAAAGTTATACTCAGATAGTAAAGCCGCTATTAGCATAGCTCATAACCCAGTTCAACATGATAGAACcaaacatattgaaattggtcGACATTTCATAAAAGAGAAGTTAGACGCTGGAATCATATGTCTACCTTTTGTGACTTCAAGTCAGCAAACTGCAGATATCTTGACCAAAAAAGCTTGGTAAGACCAACCTTTGAGCATTTAATAGACAAGTTGGGCATGATTGATATCTATGCACCAACTTGAGGAGGGTGTGGGAAAATacattaattgtttattttcctATGATGTTATTCCCTATGTTATTATTTTCTAGTCAAGTCTAGAGAATTCCATTGTTATTTTTCCAATGTAACAAGTTTCTAGGCTAGTCTAGGAGAACATTAATTGTATTCTCTCTATAAAAACCAGCCTTTGGCTGAGGAATAAATCTTAAAAGCATTCACCcataatatttcttttcaataataAGACAGGTATGCAAAACTATAAATATGCTTCTATTCTATTATGGTTTTTAAAGACTACTTTCTCTGGAAATAGTTTCAAATTGTAAGTAAGGTCGCTGCAATATCAAATTGTAAGAGAAGTAATTGTAGGCCAGCTTTAGTtgaattgtgtatttttttagatGTCCAAGCAAACTCAGCTCAGATGAACTTTGTTAGGAATCATCAATTCAAAAAGCTTAAGCTATTTTAGGTGGAAAATACATGAATAGTTTTTATATCATATCTTTAACATAACCCCTTGAAACTACAGCTCTTGAAGAATGGACTATACACAACAAGAACCAAACTCTACACCACTTGATCAAAGCCTGTGATACCATTTCATGAACAAACTATGCCAAAAGCTGTGATACCATTTCATCAACAAACTATGCTACAAGTTTAAGCTATTAAGTGAagacataaataatttttcaatattgTATAAATGAACTATATCACCAATGGCAATCCAATGGAGCATCTTTTTAATCTTGAACATAACACTTCATAAGAATGCAACATCTACTTTAAATAGATTATATTGGATCATACTGTACTCCATTTCAAATATGCATGTGGCTCCTCCTTCTTGTCATCCAATCCAAACACAAATAGAATTACCATTGATGGCCTTGTGTCAAGTTATTGTGGTCATGTTTGGATTTGTTCAATATTTCACATAGAGAGATTAAACCCATCAAATAACTACCACTATCTTATAATAACACATATGCAAACAAGGAACACAACATAGATTAAACCCAATCAAGTTACACATGCATAATTAACTGTGAATCACACAATCTAAATTGTCAAGATTTTCAATGAACATTACAAATATTTGACCAATAAACATATTACATTAGCTTGTGTTGCATACTGGATCATAttacaaacaaaatcaaacacatattACCCAACAAATGCAGCCACCCAAgagtttataatataatataattataaatatcaagaagttgaagaagaatgcttCACAACCTCATTCTTCTTCTCTGTGTCATCTTAAAATTGCCCACTGTCACCAGGGAGTGAAAGCAGAGACTCTGTGTACATAACCACTAGGGCACATGGATCGTTAAAGTATGAGCGATTCTCTAGCAACTGACCATTGCCATCATACTTTACCAATTCACCACCACCATTTGTTCCAATAATACCACCACTTTTTGTAGAGCATATTGGGGGATAATACTCAATGGAAATGTCATCAATAGATAGGACAAGAGTTTTAACCCAAGACGAATGCACTTTGTATTCTTTCATAACCCATATTTCAACTGTTCCATCCTCCATAGCCCATAGACTTAGAAATTCTCCAAATATCCACAAATCACAATCTATAGGTTCATAGTCAAAACCATCTGGAAAATGCATCTCCAAAAGTTTCCTTTCCACTAAATCAAAGCCAACAATAACATCCATTGATAAATCATGGCGAAAAGAGAACCAATGAATAGTCCCATTAAAGAGCATCCCTACTTTGGGATCATCATTTGCATTCATATAATAAGGGAAGTGATTATACTTTACAAATCCAGGACACTCAATTTCGTTCCATGTATTAGCTCTCAATGAGAAAAACTTCAAATGTGAAGAAATATTATCGTCTACTGGGTCTATACTTGTATTATAGGACACTGATACCACCAAGTAATCATCTCTTAAATGGTCATACCCAAAACCATACAGACAACATGAATATTTGGCATCTAAATTGGAAGCAGGAAAAGGTATTTGTTTGTGATGTCCAGTTGATGGATTCCATAGGTAGATGTTTGAAGAACAAGTCAAAACTATAAATCCTCTACATGAACTTTTAATTTCAAGACTAGAATAAGATTCTGGAGGCATAAAATTAAGGTTCAGTGAAGTAGAAGCAGAATCATCGTTAAGCGACGCTTCAAAATCAATGGATCGAGTTTCAAGAGCTAGAGTTGACATGAACACAATTCTATTAGTGTGTGTTGCAGTGGAAAGTTCAAAATGCGATTTTGCAAAGTTATGATCAGAGATAAGAGCTAACAATGACTTACAAACGCATTTGAAACGTATGAGAGACTTCACCGGTAACCTCAACATGATTtgtattatcaattcatgaggCAGATACAGGCCGGTCTTCTTCTCCATCTGTCTTCCTCCTCTGCAATCGATGTTTTGTTTCTCTTCGTCTTGGATTACTAATTTAATTTGTGTGATGGTGATATATAAAGTGATGATCCTTCTTTGGTACTCTTCACAAGTTCATTGTTGAATACTCTTTCCTACATGGAATGCGATGAATCAAAGAACATTATGTATTGCTATGCCCAAGCCCAAcatgtcaattttaaaataaaccaaacaaataaattaaaatacacgtAAATAAGATATTCAACAACCCTATCCCTATGGTTTCTTTAACTATCAACAACAAAACGTGTAAAATTGCTTTAAACAACATACCCAttaataaagatttgaaatttAGCACGACCCAGATTGAGATTTGAGGAATTAAAGGCGTGAAAGTGTAAACGAACCAAATGGGTCCTTTTAATTGGTTGATTTGGTGAAAACCCTAGTAGTGTGGTAGATTGAGAGTAAACTGGAAAGTGAGTTTTGGTTATTGATGAAAAAGGAGATAGGAGTGGTGGAGTCGGTGTTGATGAGGTAGTTGTAGAGGGGAGAGAAAAAGTGGGTAGTGTGGAGAAAGGGGGAATTGAGTTGAAATCGaactgaagaagaagatgatggagGAATGATGGTGCTGAATGAAGAAAAggattttgtaattaaaaattgagAATTGTTAGGACAAATATGCATTGGTGTGTCACACTTGTAATTTACCAAAAtgttcctcggcagttaactccagagaaaaacttcggcagtaaactactgaggaaaactgaaaacttcggtagttaattgccgaagttttcagttttcctcggtagttaactgcagccggttccataattcggcagttaactgttgaAGGGCATTTCGGTAAATTACTAGTGTGACACAGTCTTATGCAATGTGTCAACAGCAATTCTCTTAAAAATTAAGATTTGTCTATTTTTACCGGTTAATTACCCactccctccattttaaaatgaatgtcttttaatgttttttctatacatattaataaatgcattaattaaaagaaaaatatgttattttatcattaattaattaatgttcaagaagataagaataaaaaaacagtgTGCAACCCAATAAAAGACCGTCCTAGCTAAAGTATGATTAACCAtgattaataaaagaaaaattccatgatgaaatttattagaatgacttttttggtgaagtcattagcagtggcggagccaggaaatttACGGAGCCCGGGCGAAAAATTTATCCCAAATTATATCAATagtcataaatcaatttttttattttaataattaaaaaaatcgaaataaaagaggtttatcaatttgtcaataaaagtacaatttaaaataggattattaattaaaatcgaccatgtaatatatgtgaagtctgaaaattggccctgtaattaaataacatgtattttgaccatgtaattcgaaatttttattatttataaccctATAATATACGTGAAGTCCAAAAAAGAATtcgagagattgaattttttcatgatttgttaaaggcgagttaagaacgttaaaatacggctttgcaaaaaaatttagaaattttcgacaaacgacaaattaattatgaatttttaaagtgtcaaaagctcaaaaaacaaaacaatggaaatctcgacctataaatcaaattttgagctcattattCGTAGAGACatctataattttatataaaaaggatatgtaaagtttcatagcatttcgaagtcgtttaaatttattatgattttttaaccaaaacgtgcaaaattgaaattttgttccgcgtaagcgtatacttacaagtcaaatttagttccctaattttgtaggcatgactagagcatgataagaaccttcacagtgaaattttgtagtctttaaacgagatacaaattaataattaatttatctctggtcgaagaaatttaattttttatgtaaagctatattttaacgtgctaatcatgtatgaaaaaattcaacatgtaggtcacatttttagactacatgtatattacagggtggttaaaaataagaagaaattcaagttacaatgctagaatatatatgttttgtatttttaagggtcatttttcagacataaagtatattacagagtcaatttgaacaattaacccgttaaaataagagagatgaacccGTCAAttgtgtgctaaataaaattctgagacctatttgcgtgtgagaattttcagattgcccaaatttttctttttgtaagtgtGTTAATTGGCTTTTGGGTTGagtctaatgtgcaaaaattatcgatcgagccTGGGCGACCGCCCGGAGTCGCCGGACGGTGAAACCGCCCATGGTCATTAGAATGACcaatcattttacatttatgtaTTTAATACATATCACGTCCAATTATATTGTGTACTGTACATTTGCTCATACGGTGTGCCACTATATTTTTACTTgttgttttaacaaaaatatttttactctttttttggcaagaaaaaatatttttacttattgcAATTGTATCcctaattaaatcaaaattaaattttaatattattattacttttttttgccAACAATcactctctattttttttttatcattgcaCGCTAC
It encodes:
- the LOC11406845 gene encoding F-box/kelch-repeat protein At3g06240 isoform X1, encoding MEKKTGLYLPHELIIQIMLRLPVKSLIRFKCVCKSLLALISDHNFAKSHFELSTATHTNRIVFMSTLALETRSIDFEASLNDDSASTSLNLNFMPPESYSSLEIKSSCRGFIVLTCSSNIYLWNPSTGHHKQIPFPASNLDAKYSCCLYGFGYDHLRDDYLVVSVSYNTSIDPVDDNISSHLKFFSLRANTWNEIECPGFVKYNHFPYYMNANDDPKVGMLFNGTIHWFSFRHDLSMDVIVGFDLVERKLLEMHFPDGFDYEPIDCDLWIFGEFLSLWAMEDGTVEIWVMKEYKVHSSWVKTLVLSIDDISIEYYPPICSTKSGGIIGTNGGGELVKYDGNGQLLENRSYFNDPCALVVMYTESLLSLPGDSGQF
- the LOC11406845 gene encoding F-box/kelch-repeat protein At3g06240 isoform X2; this encodes MEKKTGLYLPHELIIQIMLRLPVKSLIRFKCVSLETRSIDFEASLNDDSASTSLNLNFMPPESYSSLEIKSSCRGFIVLTCSSNIYLWNPSTGHHKQIPFPASNLDAKYSCCLYGFGYDHLRDDYLVVSVSYNTSIDPVDDNISSHLKFFSLRANTWNEIECPGFVKYNHFPYYMNANDDPKVGMLFNGTIHWFSFRHDLSMDVIVGFDLVERKLLEMHFPDGFDYEPIDCDLWIFGEFLSLWAMEDGTVEIWVMKEYKVHSSWVKTLVLSIDDISIEYYPPICSTKSGGIIGTNGGGELVKYDGNGQLLENRSYFNDPCALVVMYTESLLSLPGDSGQF